In Pseudorca crassidens isolate mPseCra1 chromosome 17, mPseCra1.hap1, whole genome shotgun sequence, the DNA window aaattaattaatttatttagttttggctgcgttgggtcttcattgctgtgcacgggctttctctagttgcagtgagtgggggttactcttcactgcggtgcacgggcttctcatttttgtggcttctcttgttgtggagcacggaatctaggcacatggacttcagtagttgtggcacatgggctcagtagttggggcttgtgggctctagagcacaggctcagtagttgtggtgcatgggcttagttgctccacggcatttgggatcttctcggaccagggattaaacccatgtcccctgcattaacaggtggattcttaatgactgcaccaccagggaagtccctaaacagaTATTCTTAATGTGACATTTTAATTACTCTGTTGATTTgttgagttattttcttagtggttggtCTGGTAATTACAACATGCACCTTTAATTTCATCAAAATCAATTTCAAGTTAATTTCAGTAAAATATGGCAACTTTACTCCACTATGgctcatttccttctgttttctttgtgttattattgtcatatatattacatctatACATTTTATATACCCTACACTTAAGTTTCAGAGTTATTGCTTAAAATAatcttaggtatttttttaaaattcaaagaaaaatgtgtatacacacatatagagtcttttatatttacccatataCTTACTGTTTctggttctctttctttcttccttttcattcagATTACTTTCTTCAGCCTGAAGAATTTCCTTCAGTAACTCTGCTAGCaatgaattctctcagtttttgtttctctggtgatgtctttattttgccttcacttATGAAGTATATTATCACTTGATATCATATTTTTGGTtgacaggctttttttttccctttcagcactttaactGTCATTCCACTGCTATTTggcctccatttttaaaaataagtcaattGTTAATTGTATTATCACTTCCCTGTATACAATGAgtagtttttctcttgctgctttctcttttgctttgctttggctTTCACAATTTGGCTTTTATAGGTATAGGTTTGATCCTCTTTGTATTTATTGTGGGGTCATTGAGTTTCTTGGAtctatttattaatgtttttcatcagttTTCAGAATTTCcaaaccattatttcttcatacattttcctgagttgttgttgtttttgtaacTTGCCTGGTAAACTCATAAATCCTGTTTTCTTCATGGTGTGAAGCTACTATGTCTTCtcatattttaattcttaattttaattttcatgtttggATTCCTAGAGGTTGCTACTGTTAGCTGCATAGCTTAGTGGTCAGTTAATGATTTGAGCAGAATTTATGCTCAAACATCTCAAATCCATAAGGCTTCCATACTTTCACAGTCAATCTGTGTCCATGTTGGGAAGCACATTCAAAGTTCAGCCAGTTTTCAAGTTGCTTTGGCTTTTACTAACTTCCTGACACTCGTGGTTTTCCCCTGCAGTTCCCCAGTCAGCTAGGGATGTGTGAAGAGTTTATCTAGCTCCTCTCTGACACTCTTACTTCAAGGGCATACTTGTTGAAAATTGACTGGTTTGatgatagccccaaactggaccGTAAACTCGGGCTAGCAAAGATATGGGCTTAATCTGTATGTGTCCTACTGAATTCACTACATTTCGAAGATAGTTCTGTGGGTTTTCACCCTCTGACTCAAACTGAGTCTACTAATATAAACATGTCttgtctaaaatttttaaatgaaaatgaaactattTACTATCTTTCTACTCTATAAAATTTGGGAAGTCACaggttttattttctaacatcAAAGGGCTAATTTCACTGAAAAATATTACTTTCCTTTGGATGTTTAGGATCACCACAGagtattttttccttgtgttttaaCCACTATAATTCACATAACTTGATTTTGTAGATTCTATAAAGTGATTTTTCTTACTCTAATTATGCTATGCAATACAAAGGGCAACAATTTTTCTCCCTATTTTACTGACATGAGAATTGAAACCAAGAGTTATTGAATCCTTACCAAGTGAAAAAAGCTGCAATATCTGAAAGGTGATTTTTGCAGTTAGgtctttttatttcaaatatatggCTGTTTTAATTAATCTGTGATCTTTCTGAAGCAGAATATTATTGTGCAATAGGTGTTCCAGAGTACCTTCacatatattttcacatttgttATTACTACTAATGAGTGATATGACCAAATAATATActcatctcattttattttttatattaaaaaaattaagtatagttgatttagaatatcATGTTACTTTTTGGTGTAcagaaaatgattcagttatatatataaaatctggaatatatatatatattccagattcttttccattataggttattataagatattgaatacagttctctgtgctatacagtaaatccttgttgtttatctcttttatatatagtgatgTATATCTGTTAATACtattttcctaatttattcctccccccagtttcccctttggtaaccatagtttgttttttatatctgtgagtctgtttctgttttgtaaaataaattcacTTGTATTGATTTTTAGATCctacatataactgatatcatatatttgtctttctctgtctaacttacttcactcagtatgataatctctaggtccatccatgttactgcaaaaggcaatatttcattctattttatagttgaataatattccagtgtgtctgtctatcatctatctatctatctatctatctatctatctaccacatcttctatatccattcatctgttgatgaacatttagtttgcatccatgtcttggctattgtaaatagtgtcaTTTTAGAGTTGAGATAACTGAGGAGCCTCAAGCTTGGATGTAGTATaggccttatttttattttcattatttttctttataatgagAGCctattattgattttcttttatctttaggGCCTTATGATAACTGGAAATGTaaagttttaaacatatataCTTTATTAATATATCTGTTTAGGTATATTAAGTTCAATTGAGAATTGAGGCTCTTTCAGTTTGTCTATTTTTAGAGCAAAAAATTAGTTTCTTTACTATAAAGTAGTAAttcttaaaaattctgaaaatttgaatcatttttatggtaaactgaaattatatatctctatatagatatatatatattgtggaAGGATTCATTTCTACTTCAGTAATAAGAAAAGTTAAGTACTCAAGGTCTGTATAGATTTTGGGGATATGCCTAGAGACAGAGTATGAGTTATATTTCCTGGAGGCAAATGCTATCCCAGAGCACCCATATGCACCTTATTAAGTATATTCCAAGGGATTTTGATAAGTattctcatattttctattctattctattccattctattctgttctattctattctttccattgtgttctgctttttttccttttacaattcttggtgttttccatatttttgctCCTAAACTTTACCCTTTACTATATGCTCAAAAGAGATTGCTTGACCTTTTgaacttttacatttaaataaatagataaataaataacctgACATGAACTAATTTAGCATAATTCTCTTAAAGTATGCAAAAAATCCACTGTACATTAGAAACTCCCTTTATTCAGTAGAATGAAACAGAGTGTCTTCCCTCTGGTTCTGTGTAGCCATACCTGAGGACATGATTTCCTTCAGAGTCAGGACGGCTAGGTGGGAAATGTTAACCAATAAGTAGATCAGTGCCACATGGATAAGTGCAGTAATCACACATTTGGGGATATTCTCACTAGGGCTTTTCAGCTCTCCTGCAAAAAAAAAGTGCCACACATAAAAAACGGCTAATTATATAATCTTTGAAAGTGGCTTCAATATAACACATAGTAAGTAAAAGAAACGACTGCACACAACAAGAGTTCATTTTTGTTGAATGCTTATTTACCAAGCTTGGGCAAATTATTGATTCTAGTAGCAACAGAATTTTGCTAAATTGTGGGTTTTAATGTTGTATCTCTGATATACTCAACATGAGCTTTTTTGGATAAGAAAATAACTCTGAAAACCTGGATTCTAGGCCAGGAGGACTGGAGCAAATCTTCCCTTACCTTACGGCCATCACTGTATTCAATAGAACTACAAGTACGTGTTAATGAAGGGCTGGAATAGCTCATCTGTTAATCTGGTCACAATATTCTAGGACTTTAGGGTAGACTCTCCTGCTCTTTTCACTCCTTGGATTAAGATTCTAGACTAGTTAAACCTTAAATTAAACTtgaatgtatattgccaacaccAAAATTGACATATATGTTTActtggaaaatacaaaattatattattaactCACAGTATGCAACTCCTTCAAAATAATTCATaagtattaaaaagtaaaatgcaaaataagacCATAAAGATTTAGAGAAAGAAGCACAGATATATATTTATCTAAACCTTGAGATGGGGAAAGACTTTTCAAgtatgaaaacaatgaaaaattaaaagatggaTAGTTTGATACTTGTAGGTAttatataaataactaaataaacataaataaattctagtctttaaaactgaaattttaaaatcttatgaacaaaataaaaagcaaacaaactggGAAAACCATTTACCTGTCTTACAAGGAAGAAACATAAATGGTCATGAACATTTGCAAAACCCTTCCCACCCATtagaaattgaataaaaatgagtTATAACACTGAAATTTGATTTTCACAACTTTAGGTGACTAAAGAATGAACAAGGTTTGATGAAGCCAAGTCTAGTCATTTTAATTCAACTAATAGATATATTTGTagagcctttctggaagacaatttggcaatatttctcaagacatttctaaatatttgtatgCTTTActtatattctaaatatttgtatgctttacttattaattttacttcaagattttttctaataaagcaatgagaaacccacaaagATTTACATAAAAGGATGCTGATTGGAACAataagtataaaattttaaagtggaaaactagaaacaactctTGTTATGCTTGTTTTGGCTTATTTTTTCTTGGTGACTgggaaaaagtttgaaaaatggtCAAATTACATATGATAGAATACTGTGTATTCATTTAAaagcatttatatttaataatattttgaattCTCACTATGTGCTTTAGGTAAGATAAAGTTATAAGGGTATATGTGCAGTGTGACCCCCACATGTGTGTACATACAAGATAATTGGTTACAggtaatctttattttaatttatatcttctgtatttaaaatttttctctgatgAGTGTTGTTATAACTACAAAGTgtaaactattaaaatatttgttcagtaaaAAAATGCAATTGTCTTGGAGTCCTTAAGCTGTCActtctgtgtttccatttgtAAACACCTGGAAAATATTTCACTTTCCAAAGCTGGAAAGACACATTTGTAGAGAGTTTAATGCATTTCCACCCACTCACCTGataaaagcaagagagaaacacATTATATTAAAACAATGTAGTATTCCTTTCTTAGAATTAAGCTGATTAACTGTTGTATGTTTATAGTGTGGTGgtgttttttataatttaagaaaatgactTTACCTGCTATTCGAACAAGGACTCCCCAGCCATAATATGCATATAATCCTTGTAAGAAGGCTTCAGCAATCTGTGAGGCATCTGAAACTTCAGCATCGAAAGCTTTCTCAAACCTGCCTaagttctcttttcttcctctcaccAGTAACACGATTCCAGTTAGAGATACGAAGCAGAGTACTGTCATTTTCACAACTGTACTGACAGTCTGAAACCAAGTCACCTCCTTCACTCCTCGATCATTCAGAATTCCCAAGCACCATAAAATGGCCAATGGTAAACATTTCTTTGGCATCTCAGGAGCAAAACATCCAGGGTAGAAAGGCTGCATTATATACCCTGCTAGTAAAAAGCCACGTGCAGCAGCTCCTGCTGGGGTACTAAATAGATTGATCCAGAGATAGAAGAAAGCAATAAAGGGTCCAAGAGATCTCTTGAGGAAATAATACTGTGCTCCACTTCTAGGGAATATGGTCCCCAGCTCTGCGTGACTAAGGGCAGCCATCATAGACACTATGGTGCAAGCAGCCCAAATACTTAGGGAGACCCCCACATTGAGTGAAGAGTATGTTAACACCCCTTTAGGAGCAGCAAATCTTCCTGCACCCATTATGATACTGAATAAAAAATCGTTCCATGGAAATACCTTTTTACCTGTTGAAGCTGAGTACTTTCTCccatcttcattttcttaagtctgaaacttaaatttaaaagctaACATAAATTCACAGTTTTTACTCTGTTCATACTTGTGAAAGGCTTCAGCCGATCTTCTTAGAGTTAAGTGCTttactttccttctcctctcttaCTCAAATAGATTTTGTCACAGcccttaacataataaaaaatttaacttgTGAGTAAATTGAACTAAAGTGTCTGAGATAATAGTAGAGTTATGTTTTACATGTTAAGCATTTAAACAGTTATGCACAATTAAACATTTTAGACACAGCTAATTGGGAATGAGATGAAAAATTCCAAGTCAGGTTTCTTCTATGGATATGTAGCCTTGTTAATTTTGATCCTTaaacaagtaatttttaaagtttgtacCATAAGGAAGTTAAAGAATGACAAAAAATCCAA includes these proteins:
- the LOC137210090 gene encoding solute carrier family 7 member 13-like gives rise to the protein MGAGRFAAPKGVLTYSSLNVGVSLSIWAACTIVSMMAALSHAELGTIFPRSGAQYYFLKRSLGPFIAFFYLWINLFSTPAGAAARGFLLAGYIMQPFYPGCFAPEMPKKCLPLAILWCLGILNDRGVKEVTWFQTVSTVVKMTVLCFVSLTGIVLLVRGRKENLGRFEKAFDAEVSDASQIAEAFLQGLYAYYGWGVLVRIAGELKSPSENIPKCVITALIHVALIYLLVNISHLAVLTLKEIMSSGMATQNQREDTLFHSTE